The following nucleotide sequence is from Drosophila kikkawai strain 14028-0561.14 chromosome 2L, DkikHiC1v2, whole genome shotgun sequence.
TCATTCGACAATCGGTACCCGGAATACGTTGGAAGGAGGAGACCGAGCGAAACGTTTACGAAATTTACAACGACTTGCTGGATgacatttttaatgaaatcatTTTCAACGCATATAATCTAAAGCCCCATGAACTAACTGGAATTCATACCGTATACCCACAGCGACACCTCGATATGGATTATCCAATAAAGACGCCCATTCAAGATAtgccttcagatctatttgaCTCTGGATCAAGCCATTATATTAATACCCAAGTGTTAAGtcttataaagaaaaataaccGTTTAAGCGTTGCACCAACAGAGGAGTTTAAACCCTACATGGAAACCAGATATGTAGTCATGGAGACCTATAAGAATAAGGAACACGAGCTTCCCGAGAGTAcaattaatatagaaaatgtatatGAAGACGATGAGATTATTCCTTCTCTGACCAGCTTAATTCTCCCTTTATCGCCGTCAAGCCGTGACTGACTTGGCCATTTTATACACATTTACTACCtgtatattttgaataaatttaattatttatattttaaatcctttaatttatatgttAGCCAGTTTTTACAATTTGTGATCAttgttgctgttattgttgcaTGGCAGAATTTTTCGTATTCCTGCATGATATTGAGAGtcattatatgtatatttaacaCGCTCATTGCGTGTGGACTAAAAATGTAATAGCAGCTCCTCTAGGGGGTTCGAGTCTCATCGATTGGCCCAACAAACAAGTTGAGTGCTCCCTAGCAGCGGGTCGGTTGCCTGGCGAGGGGAAATTCCTGACTACTAACCTAATGCTTCACACAACCTAAAATACCTTGAGCGGGAATGGCAGTAAGAAAGCTTAGCTCTGATAACCCAGTAAGCCACTTATATAACAacagaaaatttataaatcaccttaaaaaaaaaacctaaaatacACCCACAACAAAATACTCAAGTCTCGTATACCgacaattaaacaaaaataacttaCAAATGCTATCGTCCAAGGAGAAGACTTTCCGCAGGGAGCGAATACTTCAGTTTATTCGCGAAAATAAACAAGCCACGCCACCTGAGGTGCAAACCAAAGATGAAAAATCTTCAAGACAGAAGAAACGCGTGACATTTAACCATGGAAGCCAGCGGCTCAGTCTTGGAGATGCGTTAAAGGTTAACGAAAATGAGAGGCTCATTGGACAGGGCCTAACTTCGTGTTTGATCACCAAATCCTCAGATACCAGAATGCCAGCGGGCGGTGAGTCCTATTACACATCTTCAGGTCctcaaaatatgttttatttgtaaGTGGTAATATTTCAGTTGAGCGTGTTGAAAGGAAGCTGTCCCACAGAGGCAGCGATAGCCCACGCACTTTATGTTCCAACAGGAGGTCATCCGGTGTCCGAATGACTGGGGGTAGGTCCATATGCAAATTTGTAACTTTCGGAGTGTctactaaaataattttaaaattaattcttagGCGAAAACGATCCTGCCGTCCGCAATGTTGGGAAACTGCCGCGAACAGACAGTGAATGCCATTTTAACGCGCCGGGTTTCAACTTTCTTAAAACTCGACACTCGGAATTTGCTACTCAAGAGGTCAGGCTAAATTCCGCAGAGCCCATCCGAAAGGAGTTGAAACACAAGTGCGATTTCTTTCCCAAATACATGGACAATCGACCCTTCAAGGACCAGACCACACAAACACTATATAGGTATGACCAAACAAATTTCGAGGAAGATGGTCCTCCATATAATCCCTTATTTCCAGGGAATCCTCTGCTCAGACATTGGCCTATTTACCGGAGATAAGCAATAAAGAAAATGCGGAAACCCTCGAGCTCTTCTCTCTAGCCAAGATACTTCCCGGCGAAAAGCCGCCAGGACTGCATGAAGTTGAGATTTTGGAACGTGCCAGGAGGCGGTGGCTCTTCAATGAGGCCATTAAGACAAACTCAAAGAGGCTCATCAAAGCGGCCAGGAGTGTCGCCTTAAAACCAGAACTACGGGACTTACTGGAGGCCTTTGAATGGGAGCAGTGGATCGAGCGTGAGGAGTTCATACAGGAGTGTCAGATGATGCGGCTCCAGATCGTAATCAAGATGTTCGACAAGCGAGAGAAGGAAATGCACGCCGCTTCCAAGATTAGAATCGAACAGGCCTGCAAGGGAATCGAGAAACGGCGTCAGGCGGGTCTGCACAAGAACGAGATTGAGTTCCAGCGAGGAATGCGACGCTTGGATGCCAAGCTATCCAACAGGTTGCTGAAGTGGAAGAAGCAGGGCCCCATGCAAGCTCTTGGATCTCCGTGCTCCGAGTTCTACGGTCCTGTGATAAGGCACGGCGTCGATCCCGCACGTCGAAACTTTGAGACGATAACCGGACGACGGGCATTTGACTTAAGGATCGATGACCTGGAGAAGCGAGTGAGCATGAAGAATGTGCAGTGTCCATTCAGCAAGCTTAAGGAGTGGTCCAAGCCCAAGGAGTACGTCAGGGAGTACGAGCAAAACTTCTGCAACGACGACAATCTGCAGAGGCTCTATGAGTCCCTAAAAACCCTTAGGACGCAGGCGGATGTCAAGGCACATCCACAGTGCCGAAGAAAACGAATACAATTGAATCGCTGGGGCAGCTCTTCGAGCGAGATATATGACCATAGGAAGTACTCTCGCTACTCTCGCTACTCTGAAATGACAGCTCCGAAATATGTTCACCGCCCCCCAAGGCCCAAGCGTGCAACGCTTACAGCGGTGAAGTC
It contains:
- the LOC108085330 gene encoding cilia- and flagella-associated protein 91-like — protein: MLSSKEKTFRRERILQFIRENKQATPPEVQTKDEKSSRQKKRVTFNHGSQRLSLGDALKVNENERLIGQGLTSCLITKSSDTRMPAGVERVERKLSHRGSDSPRTLCSNRRSSGVRMTGGENDPAVRNVGKLPRTDSECHFNAPGFNFLKTRHSEFATQEVRLNSAEPIRKELKHKCDFFPKYMDNRPFKDQTTQTLYRESSAQTLAYLPEISNKENAETLELFSLAKILPGEKPPGLHEVEILERARRRWLFNEAIKTNSKRLIKAARSVALKPELRDLLEAFEWEQWIEREEFIQECQMMRLQIVIKMFDKREKEMHAASKIRIEQACKGIEKRRQAGLHKNEIEFQRGMRRLDAKLSNRLLKWKKQGPMQALGSPCSEFYGPVIRHGVDPARRNFETITGRRAFDLRIDDLEKRVSMKNVQCPFSKLKEWSKPKEYVREYEQNFCNDDNLQRLYESLKTLRTQADVKAHPQCRRKRIQLNRWGSSSSEIYDHRKYSRYSRYSEMTAPKYVHRPPRPKRATLTAVKSSSRGHEDLENLIRTYEGTYIGSLMQFLADEMDRFKEQRKLHFFSIVAQRERWRREASEAGMRQKENVMRLLYEEIFQHSYSGLQDTSQQFVDTVLTKDIYEVMANEAADTVTEMARQIDNDISKWLESFKEVQNPLTFVPLRMMLLKMVFPDMEAAVKTHENHLIAQYIVEDVIFGTVWKKLEPFDVVSTMTSDLIDRLIDNDLYLFSSESEFDSDSSVGSWHEAEAIIRKLIRQAVPGRRWMEETERIVTETYNGLFDDIFDEILVNIEHPPAVNPSDLIVVSPSTAMFRVCHHKPKIRTTVSQDSIPDNKFLGAQLLSLVKKFKEDKVTKVLETDEVNVDSGNSDILDTLIKSQTLLKTDTRMNQPDTDICSITSVVDILEHSENLKSLKGSSQNSPPKPVESVTEIQYEEAVNEESSESTNMVEQETEENILVAKKSPNSLGEESSGGEEIYIYAKHESTIFSFR